A genomic region of Runella rosea contains the following coding sequences:
- the galK gene encoding galactokinase, whose protein sequence is MNTYPDKIAEAFVHVFGKKPSFIVRAPGRINLIGEHTDYNNGFVLPAAIDKAIYFAIAPRTDRLCKLYAADLDDAYEFSVDKPLKSSKSWANYLIGMVSELEANGHVIDKGFEVAFGGDVPNGAGLSSSAAVESGMGFALRKMFALNVPRLELALTAQRAEHNFAGLQCGIMDMFASIHGQENAVIRLDCRDLSFEYFPFDLSHYKIVLCNSGVKHTLAESAYNTRRLECEEGVAILKEFYPTIESLRDVTLAQVEDHRAALPDNVYRRCRYVTAEIARVVAACEDLQKGDLAAFGQKMYATHEGLSKDYEVSCDELDFLVQQAHQLPVEEVLGSRLMGGGFGGCTISIVKTEAVDRFIESMSLAYANQYQRNLATYVVTITDGVGVVA, encoded by the coding sequence GTGAATACCTACCCCGATAAGATTGCCGAAGCATTTGTGCACGTTTTTGGTAAAAAGCCTTCGTTTATTGTTCGTGCCCCTGGCCGTATCAATTTGATTGGCGAACATACCGATTACAACAACGGGTTTGTATTGCCCGCCGCGATTGACAAGGCCATTTATTTCGCCATTGCTCCCCGTACCGACCGCCTGTGCAAACTCTACGCGGCCGATTTGGACGATGCGTACGAGTTCTCGGTCGATAAACCCCTTAAATCTTCGAAAAGCTGGGCAAACTACCTGATTGGAATGGTTAGCGAGTTGGAGGCGAACGGCCACGTCATTGACAAAGGCTTTGAAGTGGCCTTTGGCGGCGATGTGCCCAACGGTGCAGGGCTTTCATCATCGGCGGCGGTGGAGAGTGGGATGGGGTTTGCGCTGCGTAAAATGTTTGCGCTCAATGTTCCCCGTTTGGAGTTGGCGCTGACTGCCCAACGCGCCGAACACAACTTTGCTGGGCTTCAATGCGGTATTATGGATATGTTTGCCTCCATTCACGGCCAAGAAAATGCGGTTATCCGTCTCGACTGCCGTGATTTGAGCTTTGAATACTTTCCGTTCGATTTGTCTCATTACAAAATAGTACTCTGTAATTCGGGCGTCAAACACACCTTGGCCGAGTCGGCCTACAATACCCGTCGCCTTGAATGTGAAGAAGGCGTGGCGATTTTAAAGGAATTTTACCCCACCATTGAAAGCCTCCGGGATGTAACCTTGGCGCAGGTTGAAGACCATCGGGCCGCGTTGCCCGACAATGTTTACCGCCGCTGTCGTTACGTCACGGCTGAGATTGCGCGGGTTGTGGCGGCCTGTGAAGACTTACAAAAGGGTGATTTGGCGGCTTTTGGTCAAAAAATGTACGCTACCCACGAAGGCTTAAGCAAAGACTACGAGGTGAGTTGTGACGAATTGGATTTCTTGGTACAACAGGCGCATCAATTGCCTGTTGAGGAGGTTCTTGGGTCACGATTGATGGGTGGTGGTTTTGGCGGTTGCACGATTTCAATCGTAAAAACAGAAGCCGTAGACCGTTTCATCGAATCAATGTCACTGGCGTATGCCAACCAATATCAACGAAATTTGGCTACTTACGTCGTTACCATTACCGATGGCGTAGGGGTTGTCGCTTAG
- a CDS encoding tetratricopeptide repeat protein has protein sequence MMTANRPQWHQLSVWVLLYLGLTLACQPQKETKATADGQTTAQIICGTAPSDKAWYSSGQKAARFDSLGDLSFPITTKSPEAQKYFNQGLMLAVGFNHAEAARSFYEAIRLDSTCAMGYWGFSYVLGPNYNAGMEHDNYERAYRAVRQAIQFSANGTDKEKALINALAKRYPAKPVEDRRAYDEAYSKAIQKVHEQFPDDADIAALYAESLMDLHPWDLWEHDGRPKPWTPGIITTLEKLLVRNPNHIALNHYYIHAVEASRTPERGLRSAAILGKVAPRSSHLVHMPSHIYIRTGNYHEGSLSNWRAVEVDSLYLMQSHAQGAFPLYYFPHNYHLLVATATLEGNYQWAMKSAQKVADNTHKKLMADPAWATLQHYYSVPYHVAIKFSKWDELLRMCQSDTVKLKYPTAIRHYARGMALAGKHQLAQAKSELQQLEKQMADPDIAQLTIGGINHMTAILKIARQVLKAEILVQEGQLPSAIKLLREAVVMEDALNYQEPPDWFFSVRHHLGEALLKAKSYDEAASVFKDDLAVFPRNGWALAGLHQAQRNKGVVEEAQKTQTLLNEAWKWADKDLKSKSMNDF, from the coding sequence ATGATGACTGCAAACAGACCTCAATGGCACCAATTGTCGGTGTGGGTTTTGCTCTACTTAGGCCTCACCTTGGCGTGTCAACCCCAAAAAGAAACCAAAGCAACCGCCGATGGTCAAACAACGGCCCAAATTATCTGCGGGACCGCACCCAGCGACAAAGCTTGGTATAGCTCGGGGCAGAAAGCGGCCCGCTTTGATAGTCTGGGCGACCTGAGTTTTCCCATCACCACCAAAAGCCCCGAGGCGCAAAAGTATTTTAATCAGGGGCTTATGTTGGCCGTTGGCTTTAATCACGCCGAAGCGGCGCGTTCGTTTTACGAAGCCATTCGGCTGGATTCAACCTGTGCAATGGGCTACTGGGGCTTTAGCTACGTGTTGGGGCCTAACTACAATGCAGGAATGGAACACGATAACTACGAGCGTGCGTATAGGGCAGTGAGGCAGGCCATTCAATTTTCGGCTAATGGCACCGACAAAGAAAAAGCTTTGATTAATGCTTTGGCCAAACGCTATCCCGCCAAACCCGTAGAAGACCGCAGGGCCTACGATGAGGCTTATTCGAAAGCAATACAAAAAGTTCATGAACAATTTCCCGACGATGCTGACATTGCGGCCCTCTACGCAGAATCGCTGATGGATTTGCATCCGTGGGATTTATGGGAGCACGACGGCCGCCCAAAACCCTGGACACCGGGCATTATTACGACTTTGGAAAAATTGCTCGTGCGCAACCCCAATCACATTGCCCTCAATCACTATTATATACACGCCGTTGAAGCCTCACGAACGCCCGAGCGCGGACTGAGGAGCGCCGCGATTCTCGGTAAAGTAGCTCCACGTTCTAGCCATCTGGTCCACATGCCCTCGCATATTTATATCCGTACGGGCAACTACCACGAAGGCTCATTGAGTAACTGGCGAGCTGTGGAAGTCGATAGTCTTTACCTGATGCAAAGCCACGCCCAAGGCGCTTTTCCGCTGTATTATTTTCCGCACAACTATCACCTATTGGTGGCCACGGCTACCCTCGAAGGCAATTATCAATGGGCCATGAAGTCGGCGCAGAAGGTGGCAGACAACACGCACAAAAAGTTGATGGCTGATCCCGCCTGGGCTACGCTTCAACATTACTATAGCGTTCCTTATCATGTGGCAATCAAATTTTCAAAATGGGATGAGCTACTCAGGATGTGTCAGTCGGATACCGTCAAGCTTAAATATCCGACCGCAATTCGCCACTACGCCCGAGGAATGGCTTTGGCGGGCAAACACCAACTTGCACAGGCGAAATCAGAACTCCAACAACTCGAAAAACAAATGGCAGACCCTGACATAGCCCAACTGACCATTGGTGGAATCAATCACATGACTGCCATCCTCAAAATAGCCCGTCAAGTCTTGAAAGCGGAAATTTTGGTGCAGGAAGGACAGCTCCCTTCGGCCATCAAATTACTACGCGAAGCCGTCGTGATGGAAGATGCCCTGAATTATCAAGAACCCCCAGATTGGTTCTTTTCGGTCCGCCATCATTTGGGCGAGGCGCTTCTAAAAGCCAAAAGTTACGATGAGGCTGCAAGTGTATTTAAGGATGATTTAGCGGTGTTTCCGCGCAATGGTTGGGCGTTGGCGGGCCTTCATCAAGCACAGAGAAATAAGGGTGTCGTTGAAGAGGCCCAAAAAACACAAACATTATTGAATGAAGCTTGGAAATGGGCCGATAAAGACTTGAAATCAAAAAGCATGAATGACTTTTAG
- a CDS encoding alginate export family protein, translating to MNRFRITKKLLPYFAFFFLFQIAKAQEIKPVFEGYKLMRSDENEDFWRKNKPTKPLLYQLKLIPLNPSRSINFTIGGQIRTRYEVFQNDTWSDNPKQDKGIYGHRLALHTGFQLGKHFRVFGELYHGFYGQKVFSQYEKLDLHQALAEFTLPLETTQLKLIAGRQEFNWGTGRIVSLREALNMRRSFDGARLISKSHRLKIEGFYALEVTPQFDPFNNSSRHAPKFWGLNFAFALPKKLGNLELYYYGYQRINAKFQNASGLETRHSLAFRASIENGKHFNHNSGIIYQFGSIDKSSISAWSFQSDMHYIWSEARYKPNLGLKLEYVTGDKNASDQQLNTFNPMFNNPSYFGLLNKMTSMNLKGIHPSFQLSLKPTLRVKAEANFYWRANKNDGLYAPSLANIRAGKSTQDSYIGTQLGASFEWDLSKNFTFSNEFAYYVAGKYLEDSGGSENITYNVTTLNFRF from the coding sequence ATGAACCGCTTTAGAATCACAAAAAAGCTATTGCCCTACTTTGCCTTTTTTTTTCTATTTCAAATCGCAAAAGCCCAAGAAATAAAACCCGTATTTGAAGGATACAAATTGATGCGAAGCGATGAAAATGAGGACTTTTGGCGAAAAAATAAGCCAACAAAGCCCTTGTTATACCAATTAAAACTAATTCCACTGAACCCTTCCCGTAGCATTAACTTTACAATTGGCGGCCAAATACGAACCCGTTATGAAGTTTTCCAAAACGATACATGGTCAGACAATCCAAAGCAAGACAAGGGTATCTACGGGCACCGACTTGCCCTTCATACGGGCTTTCAATTAGGCAAACACTTCCGGGTTTTCGGCGAATTATACCATGGCTTTTACGGACAAAAAGTTTTTTCTCAATACGAAAAACTAGACCTGCATCAAGCCTTGGCCGAGTTTACGTTGCCTTTGGAAACCACGCAGTTGAAGTTAATTGCTGGACGGCAAGAATTCAACTGGGGTACGGGTCGGATCGTTTCACTCCGCGAAGCGCTGAATATGCGCCGGAGTTTTGACGGAGCGAGATTAATTTCGAAATCCCATAGATTAAAAATCGAGGGGTTTTATGCCCTAGAAGTAACCCCTCAATTTGACCCTTTCAACAACAGTTCTCGTCATGCACCCAAATTTTGGGGGTTAAATTTCGCTTTTGCTTTGCCAAAAAAACTGGGCAACCTTGAGTTGTACTATTATGGTTATCAACGGATTAACGCAAAATTTCAGAATGCTTCTGGCCTTGAAACGCGCCATTCACTGGCATTTAGGGCCTCCATTGAAAACGGAAAACACTTTAATCATAACTCAGGCATTATTTATCAGTTTGGCAGCATCGACAAGTCAAGCATCAGTGCGTGGTCGTTTCAATCTGATATGCATTACATATGGAGCGAAGCCCGCTATAAACCCAATCTAGGACTCAAATTGGAGTATGTAACGGGCGATAAAAATGCCTCCGATCAACAATTAAATACGTTTAACCCCATGTTTAACAACCCGTCCTACTTTGGCTTGTTGAACAAGATGACTTCGATGAATTTAAAAGGAATACATCCTTCTTTTCAACTGAGTCTCAAGCCCACGTTGAGGGTTAAAGCAGAAGCCAATTTTTATTGGAGAGCCAACAAAAATGACGGTCTATACGCACCATCTTTAGCCAACATCAGAGCTGGAAAAAGCACGCAGGATAGTTACATCGGCACGCAGTTGGGGGCTTCATTTGAGTGGGATTTGAGTAAAAACTTCACTTTCTCCAATGAATTCGCCTATTATGTGGCGGGTAAGTACCTCGAAGATAGCGGTGGTTCGGAAAATATAACCTACAACGTAACAACCCTGAATTTTAGGTTTTAA
- a CDS encoding bifunctional aminoglycoside phosphotransferase/ATP-binding protein translates to MSSAPSVVDLITFLSDKTSYDPPTDKVSILQTHISVVSLMSQFVYKLKKSVLFDFLDFSTLEKRLFYCQEEVRLNQRLSPDLYLGILPIYWDGKKLSFQAEGEVVEYVIKMRRLSDEHLLINRLKLPDFPMSQMDLLANRLLTFYQNTPTSPEISAYASIESIKTTMLEITSDFPDSTGQTLSPLAARWIKTALFQFIESNKSLLEARIQLGKIIEGHGDLRSEHVHIEHNMVTVYDCIEFSQRLRCLDWLNDLAFLLMDLEYRHCYPQAVYLQHKLLAVLEKDDVSWLLNFYKIYRACVRGKVDTIKFREPEVSPEVRLESQQKAARYFQLAFRYAVLGSVPTMIVCMGGGATGKSTLATALANEFGLSVLSSDVLRKQRAGIDLYKRLPDAERVHLYEPQVTDGVYQELADKGLAEIDKFGAVILDATYRNKEYLKQLQEICQQKGVRLVVIQTMATEKTIRERLKKREAEPTISDLRNSDYVSTRFVIEYSIEDYVEFFIKVDTDRAIDTLINDAVISRLMG, encoded by the coding sequence ATGTCTTCAGCTCCATCCGTTGTTGATCTTATCACGTTTTTGTCAGACAAAACTTCTTACGACCCTCCCACGGATAAAGTCTCAATCCTTCAAACCCACATTTCGGTTGTATCCCTGATGAGTCAGTTTGTGTATAAGCTTAAAAAAAGCGTTCTGTTTGACTTCCTTGATTTTTCCACCCTCGAAAAACGCCTATTTTATTGTCAAGAAGAGGTTCGACTGAACCAACGGCTCAGTCCTGATTTATATCTAGGGATTTTACCCATTTATTGGGATGGGAAAAAACTGAGTTTTCAAGCTGAGGGTGAAGTGGTTGAGTATGTAATTAAAATGCGACGGCTTTCCGACGAACATTTATTGATAAACCGTCTGAAATTACCTGATTTTCCCATGTCCCAAATGGATTTATTGGCTAATCGACTGCTTACATTCTATCAAAATACGCCCACCTCACCCGAAATTTCGGCCTATGCAAGCATTGAATCCATTAAAACAACAATGCTGGAGATTACGTCTGATTTTCCTGATTCCACTGGACAAACCCTGAGTCCGTTGGCGGCTCGATGGATTAAAACAGCTTTGTTTCAATTCATTGAAAGCAATAAAAGCCTTCTAGAAGCGCGAATACAACTGGGTAAAATCATCGAAGGCCACGGAGATTTACGCTCAGAACATGTTCATATTGAGCACAATATGGTTACTGTTTATGATTGTATTGAATTTAGTCAACGGTTGCGGTGCCTAGACTGGCTCAATGATTTGGCCTTTCTTTTGATGGATTTGGAATATCGTCACTGCTATCCGCAGGCGGTTTATCTACAACATAAACTGCTTGCGGTATTGGAAAAAGACGATGTGAGTTGGCTGTTGAATTTTTACAAAATTTATCGAGCTTGTGTTCGGGGCAAGGTCGATACCATTAAGTTCAGAGAGCCAGAAGTATCGCCAGAGGTACGGTTGGAAAGCCAACAAAAAGCGGCTCGTTATTTTCAACTGGCTTTTCGGTACGCTGTTTTGGGTTCGGTGCCGACGATGATTGTGTGTATGGGAGGGGGAGCTACGGGAAAATCAACTTTGGCCACAGCGCTCGCCAACGAGTTTGGTCTTTCGGTTTTGAGTTCGGATGTTTTACGAAAACAACGCGCAGGCATCGACCTTTACAAACGTTTGCCAGATGCTGAACGTGTACACTTATACGAACCGCAAGTGACCGATGGCGTTTATCAAGAACTGGCAGATAAAGGCCTAGCCGAAATCGACAAATTTGGAGCTGTAATTTTGGATGCAACCTATCGTAACAAAGAATACTTGAAGCAGTTGCAGGAAATTTGTCAGCAAAAAGGTGTTCGTTTGGTGGTGATTCAAACCATGGCTACGGAGAAAACAATCAGAGAACGACTGAAAAAACGGGAGGCCGAACCCACCATTTCTGATTTAAGAAACAGTGATTACGTCTCCACTCGTTTTGTAATTGAGTATTCAATAGAAGACTACGTTGAGTTTTTCATCAAAGTAGATACCGATCGTGCCATCGACACGCTAATCAATGATGCTGTTATTTCTCGCCTTATGGGTTGA
- a CDS encoding response regulator, with protein MTTILLIEDNPGIRENTAEILEMVGYNVQTAENGKIGVEKSLINKPDLVICDVMMPILDGYGVLQIFNTNPKLSSVPFIFLTAKTDRNDFRKGMDLGADDYITKPFEERELLSAIDSRLKRVGHLKAGHGDSEPANLHYISEKSSQKGNLQRILSERKIHTVQKKQYIYLEGDDPTRLFYIKSGQVKTVRANADGKEFITGIYNTSAFFGYTALFDNTDYMDSAVALVNSELIYIPKPEFQQLLLEDQEVSEIFVKLLAYQVEEREQQLLVMAYNSLRRRVADTLLRLQNHDSAKSIQLSRDDLAAMVGTATESLIRTLSEFKLGGLIEMSTSGGIQILHPDKLRRAHW; from the coding sequence ATGACAACTATTCTCCTAATTGAAGACAATCCAGGAATTCGTGAAAATACAGCTGAGATTTTGGAAATGGTCGGGTATAACGTTCAAACTGCCGAAAATGGGAAAATTGGGGTAGAAAAGTCGCTAATAAATAAACCCGATTTGGTCATTTGCGATGTTATGATGCCCATCTTGGATGGTTACGGAGTACTCCAAATTTTTAATACCAATCCTAAACTTTCCAGTGTGCCATTTATATTTCTAACCGCCAAAACCGACCGTAATGATTTTCGAAAAGGAATGGATTTGGGGGCGGATGACTACATAACAAAGCCCTTTGAAGAACGAGAATTGCTCAGTGCCATAGATAGTCGGCTAAAACGAGTTGGTCATTTAAAAGCCGGCCATGGGGACTCAGAGCCAGCAAATTTGCATTATATCTCAGAAAAGTCTTCCCAAAAAGGCAACCTACAACGTATTTTATCCGAACGAAAAATTCATACTGTCCAAAAAAAGCAATATATTTATTTAGAGGGTGATGACCCGACGCGGTTGTTTTATATTAAGTCAGGCCAAGTTAAAACGGTTCGGGCTAACGCTGATGGCAAAGAGTTCATTACAGGGATATACAATACCAGTGCCTTTTTTGGATATACTGCTCTGTTCGACAACACCGACTACATGGACTCGGCCGTGGCGTTGGTCAATTCCGAATTAATTTATATCCCTAAACCCGAATTTCAACAATTGCTTCTGGAAGATCAGGAGGTGAGTGAAATATTTGTCAAACTATTGGCCTATCAGGTAGAAGAGCGAGAGCAGCAGCTCTTGGTGATGGCGTATAACTCTCTGCGTCGGCGGGTGGCCGATACGCTATTGCGTCTTCAAAACCATGATTCTGCCAAATCAATTCAACTCTCGCGTGATGACTTGGCGGCAATGGTGGGGACGGCAACGGAGTCGCTGATTCGGACTTTAAGTGAGTTTAAGCTGGGGGGGCTTATTGAGATGTCAACCTCTGGTGGTATCCAAATTTTACATCCAGACAAACTGCGCCGCGCCCATTGGTAG
- a CDS encoding DUF819 family protein, translated as MIHSDAAVLGLLFVVLALIFQTASLKHPYWQKFYGIVPPLLLCYFVPGLLNTFGVISGEESKLYPVVSQYLLPACLVYFTLGMDFKAVMKLGPKALMVFLAGTLGVMVGGPVAVGLVKMINPEIVGGEGANAVWRGLATIAGSWIGGGANQTALKEVFQPSDRLFSQVIAVDVITAEIWMAILIYGAGFSARIDRAFKADVAALDELKNRLDSEQKASQRIFSLRDIVLIAAVGFGATGLSHLLADFIAPLIKANYPSLEKLSLTSTFFWIVSIVTLIGILLSFTPLRKLEFAGASKIGSLFLYLLVATIGMKMDLFAVAENPGLFLVGIIWMLVHVIITLGVAKLVKAPFFFTAVGSQANIGGAASAPVVAAAFHASLAPVGVLLSILGYALGTYCGYLTGLMMQWVAS; from the coding sequence ATGATTCATTCCGACGCGGCAGTGCTGGGTCTTCTTTTTGTTGTTTTGGCACTTATTTTTCAAACCGCTTCGCTCAAACACCCCTATTGGCAAAAATTTTACGGCATTGTACCGCCTTTGTTGCTCTGTTATTTTGTGCCGGGGCTCTTGAATACGTTTGGAGTAATATCGGGCGAAGAATCAAAACTTTATCCCGTGGTTTCTCAGTATTTGTTGCCCGCCTGTTTGGTTTATTTTACCCTCGGAATGGATTTTAAGGCCGTAATGAAACTTGGCCCGAAGGCATTGATGGTGTTTCTGGCCGGAACTTTGGGAGTTATGGTGGGTGGACCTGTGGCGGTTGGACTCGTGAAAATGATAAACCCAGAGATAGTGGGAGGAGAAGGTGCCAATGCGGTTTGGCGTGGACTGGCCACCATTGCTGGAAGTTGGATTGGGGGCGGGGCAAATCAAACGGCGTTGAAAGAGGTTTTTCAACCCAGCGACCGTTTGTTCTCACAGGTAATCGCGGTAGATGTCATTACAGCTGAAATCTGGATGGCAATATTAATTTACGGAGCAGGTTTTTCTGCGCGTATTGACCGAGCCTTTAAGGCAGATGTTGCGGCCCTTGATGAATTGAAAAACCGCCTTGATAGTGAACAAAAAGCCTCGCAGCGAATTTTTAGCCTGCGCGATATCGTCTTGATTGCGGCGGTCGGGTTTGGTGCAACCGGTTTGTCGCATCTTTTGGCCGATTTTATTGCTCCTCTGATTAAAGCAAACTATCCTTCTCTTGAAAAATTGAGCTTGACTTCTACGTTTTTTTGGATTGTCTCAATCGTAACGTTAATTGGTATTCTTTTGTCATTCACGCCGCTCCGTAAACTTGAATTTGCAGGGGCTTCCAAAATAGGCTCGCTGTTTTTGTATCTTTTGGTTGCAACGATTGGAATGAAAATGGATTTGTTTGCGGTAGCCGAAAATCCAGGGCTTTTTTTGGTGGGTATTATTTGGATGTTGGTCCACGTCATTATCACTCTTGGCGTAGCAAAACTGGTGAAAGCGCCTTTTTTCTTCACGGCCGTGGGCTCACAGGCTAATATTGGCGGTGCGGCTTCAGCGCCTGTTGTGGCGGCGGCTTTTCATGCTTCATTGGCTCCCGTTGGGGTATTGCTCTCAATTTTGGGCTATGCCTTAGGGACTTATTGCGGATATTTAACGGGTCTTATGATGCAATGGGTTGCGTCATAA
- a CDS encoding Lrp/AsnC ligand binding domain-containing protein has translation MDKNLEIDKIDGTDLKILAILLDDAHLPYTEIGKRVHVSGGTVHVRMKKLEQLGIVKGAQLLVDQTKLGWDISAFLGIYLDKSSMYEDVAVQLEKIPEVVNIHYTTGIYSIFAKIVCRDTQHLRQVLHDKIQKVSGIQRTETFISLEERIARSIPLDV, from the coding sequence ATGGACAAAAATTTAGAAATTGATAAAATTGACGGAACAGACCTAAAAATTCTCGCTATTTTACTCGACGACGCGCACCTTCCTTACACAGAAATAGGCAAGCGCGTACACGTTTCTGGAGGCACCGTACACGTGCGCATGAAAAAATTGGAGCAACTAGGCATTGTCAAAGGAGCACAACTTTTGGTAGACCAAACCAAGTTAGGCTGGGACATCAGCGCATTTTTAGGAATTTACCTTGATAAAAGCTCGATGTACGAAGACGTAGCCGTGCAGCTCGAAAAAATCCCCGAAGTCGTCAATATTCACTATACAACAGGCATTTACAGTATCTTTGCCAAGATTGTTTGTCGCGATACCCAGCACCTTCGGCAGGTATTACACGATAAGATTCAAAAAGTCAGCGGTATCCAACGCACCGAAACATTTATCTCCCTTGAAGAGCGCATTGCGCGCTCCATTCCGTTGGATGTCTAA
- a CDS encoding MBL fold metallo-hydrolase RNA specificity domain-containing protein, whose amino-acid sequence MKLTFWGAAQQVTGSMYLLELDDDYRILIDCGSDFESGDRKRNTKEASPFPNALFPFDASVINLVLLTHAHIDHSGNIPNLYRDGYEGQVLCTDPTYGLTAILLKDAAMLNQKRLNAINSADNQKKYRKGRKKKELPKDLYLEKQVKDALENFVPLAFNRRFKVADQCFVTFVPAGHLLGAAHILIEVWEKGQKKTIGFSGDIGRKGYPLLIDPGVLPPVDYLVCESTYGNRIHENNLSPEAALADVIKRTCVDIPGRLIIPSFSVGRTQALLYTLNKLYNEHNLPPIKVFADSPLAFESSRVYQRNIRMLNREAREFQEENESLFDFENLIYVEKTEVSRSISNHAEPCIIISSSGMIQGGRVEYHVAQNISNPYCTILLIGYCAEGTLGWRLMNGQTTLRIRDKDEQVLANIEKIDVFSGHGDRDDLVEFVQKQSPDHLKRVFLVHGETPSMEAFKETLESVGYKNIEIPQKGQTFEL is encoded by the coding sequence ATGAAATTAACGTTTTGGGGGGCTGCCCAACAAGTAACGGGCAGCATGTACCTCCTCGAATTAGATGATGATTATCGGATTTTGATTGATTGTGGTTCCGATTTTGAGAGCGGTGATCGTAAGCGTAACACCAAAGAAGCCAGCCCATTTCCCAATGCCTTATTCCCGTTTGATGCTTCTGTCATCAATCTTGTATTGCTCACCCACGCCCACATTGACCATTCGGGAAATATCCCAAACTTGTACCGCGACGGTTACGAGGGCCAAGTGCTTTGTACCGATCCTACCTATGGTTTAACGGCCATTCTGCTGAAAGATGCCGCCATGCTAAATCAAAAGCGGCTAAACGCCATCAACAGCGCTGACAATCAAAAAAAATACCGAAAAGGACGCAAGAAAAAAGAATTGCCCAAAGATTTATACTTGGAAAAACAAGTAAAGGACGCCCTCGAAAACTTCGTACCATTGGCTTTCAATCGCCGGTTCAAAGTAGCCGACCAGTGTTTTGTTACCTTTGTTCCTGCGGGGCATTTATTGGGTGCGGCTCATATTTTAATTGAAGTATGGGAAAAAGGCCAAAAGAAAACCATCGGTTTCTCGGGAGATATTGGCCGAAAAGGCTATCCTTTGTTGATTGACCCTGGCGTTCTACCACCCGTAGACTACCTCGTATGCGAGTCTACTTACGGCAATCGCATCCATGAAAACAATCTCAGTCCCGAAGCCGCATTGGCCGATGTGATAAAGCGTACGTGTGTCGATATTCCTGGGCGGCTTATTATCCCTTCTTTCAGCGTTGGTAGAACACAGGCTTTGCTCTACACGCTCAATAAATTGTACAACGAACATAACCTCCCTCCCATCAAAGTTTTTGCCGATAGCCCCCTAGCTTTTGAGAGTTCGAGGGTATATCAACGAAACATCCGGATGCTCAATCGGGAGGCCCGTGAGTTTCAGGAAGAGAACGAATCGCTGTTTGATTTTGAAAATTTAATTTACGTCGAAAAAACGGAGGTAAGCCGTAGCATTTCCAATCATGCCGAGCCTTGTATTATCATTTCATCTTCGGGAATGATACAGGGCGGACGGGTGGAATACCATGTGGCTCAGAACATTAGCAATCCTTACTGCACTATTTTGCTGATTGGATATTGCGCCGAAGGAACGCTGGGTTGGCGCTTGATGAACGGGCAGACCACGCTGCGAATCCGCGACAAAGACGAACAAGTATTGGCCAATATCGAAAAAATTGACGTATTTAGCGGTCACGGAGACCGCGACGACTTGGTCGAATTTGTCCAAAAGCAATCGCCCGACCACTTGAAAAGGGTATTCCTTGTTCACGGAGAAACGCCAAGTATGGAGGCGTTTAAGGAAACCCTAGAATCAGTCGGTTACAAAAACATTGAGATTCCCCAAAAGGGACAAACATTTGAATTGTAA